From Halanaeroarchaeum sulfurireducens, a single genomic window includes:
- a CDS encoding CRISPR-associated protein Cas4: MSQDTNSQSDDTSKSTLTTVPPGGPWHQRLADAISNDAFNDWYSERQTTENILKGQLYFNGLSPPPEPEKHTPSKLLQCHRKVAYQRENAPREGASPEGLFWSGERFEEDVMVPFLQDDVTTEGTYVENSKWIGTTIETDEYSLRLKGSTDPVIVTKEGSPLLVTEVKTKSSIEHQDGPDQRHRAQLHAYLYALDEEYDRSVEHGLLIYGSRTTFDIEVFRVSFDPDFWETVIEWMATQTKYRDADELPPAEPETDWECDFCSFAHRCGQTDEPYQDEGYDGLLPGVEDYRKRQVREYLEAAEDAALTPTLTEKYPSLAREFAVSDLVCPNCGARKPWEEVEKVPRPGSMPLCEACSDDVDVPEALVVAYDEM; the protein is encoded by the coding sequence ATGAGCCAGGATACGAACAGCCAGTCCGACGACACCAGTAAATCCACACTGACGACGGTCCCACCGGGCGGGCCATGGCATCAACGCCTTGCCGACGCTATCAGCAACGACGCCTTCAACGACTGGTACAGCGAGCGCCAGACTACCGAAAACATCCTCAAAGGACAGTTGTACTTTAACGGCCTCAGCCCGCCGCCAGAGCCAGAGAAGCACACACCATCCAAACTACTGCAGTGCCACCGGAAAGTTGCCTACCAGCGCGAGAACGCGCCGAGAGAGGGTGCATCGCCGGAGGGCCTGTTCTGGTCGGGTGAGCGTTTCGAGGAGGATGTTATGGTTCCTTTCCTCCAGGATGACGTCACGACGGAGGGCACGTACGTTGAGAACTCCAAGTGGATCGGGACGACAATCGAGACTGATGAATACTCCCTCCGGCTGAAAGGCTCGACCGACCCGGTGATCGTCACGAAAGAGGGATCTCCCTTGCTCGTAACAGAAGTCAAGACCAAGTCTTCAATCGAACACCAGGACGGACCTGACCAGCGCCACCGGGCACAGTTACACGCGTATCTGTACGCACTCGATGAAGAATACGACCGCTCGGTTGAACATGGCCTTCTCATCTACGGGTCACGGACCACCTTCGACATTGAGGTGTTCCGTGTCTCTTTCGACCCTGACTTCTGGGAGACGGTCATCGAATGGATGGCAACGCAGACAAAGTACCGTGATGCAGACGAATTGCCGCCAGCCGAGCCAGAGACTGATTGGGAGTGTGACTTCTGTTCGTTCGCGCATCGGTGTGGGCAGACCGACGAACCGTACCAGGACGAAGGGTACGACGGCCTCTTACCAGGGGTCGAGGACTACCGGAAACGGCAAGTCAGAGAGTATCTCGAAGCGGCAGAAGATGCCGCTCTGACGCCCACGCTCACCGAGAAGTATCCCTCACTGGCCAGAGAATTTGCAGTCAGCGATCTAGTGTGTCCCAACTGTGGAGCACGGAAGCCGTGGGAGGAAGTAGAGAAAGTGCCACGTCCAGGGTCAATGCCGCTCTGTGAGGCGTGTAGCGACGACGTTGACGTCCCCGAGGCGCTGGTCGTCGCTTACGACGAGATGTAG